One part of the Arabidopsis thaliana chromosome 4, partial sequence genome encodes these proteins:
- a CDS encoding tRNA synthetase class I (I, L, M and V) family protein (tRNA synthetase class I (I, L, M and V) family protein; FUNCTIONS IN: isoleucine-tRNA ligase activity, nucleotide binding, aminoacyl-tRNA ligase activity, zinc ion binding, ATP binding; INVOLVED IN: response to cadmium ion, tRNA aminoacylation for protein translation; LOCATED IN: cytosol; EXPRESSED IN: male gametophyte, guard cell, epidermis, cultured cell, pollen tube; EXPRESSED DURING: L mature pollen stage, M germinated pollen stage; CONTAINS InterPro DOMAIN/s: Aminoacyl-tRNA synthetase, class I, conserved site (InterPro:IPR001412), Isoleucyl-tRNA synthetase (InterPro:IPR018353), Isoleucyl-tRNA synthetase, class Ia (InterPro:IPR002301), Aminoacyl-tRNA synthetase, class 1a, anticodon-binding (InterPro:IPR009080), Rossmann-like alpha/beta/alpha sandwich fold (InterPro:IPR014729), Isoleucyl-tRNA synthetase, class Ia, N-terminal (InterPro:IPR015905), Valyl/Leucyl/Isoleucyl-tRNA synthetase, class I, anticodon-binding (InterPro:IPR013155), Valyl/Leucyl/Isoleucyl-tRNA synthetase, class Ia, editing (InterPro:IPR009008), Aminoacyl-tRNA synthetase, class Ia (InterPro:IPR002300); BEST Arabidopsis thaliana protein match is: tRNA synthetase class I (I, L, M and V) family protein (TAIR:AT5G49030.3); Has 38868 Blast hits to 32849 proteins in 3074 species: Archae - 1055; Bacteria - 22228; Metazoa - 780; Fungi - 735; Plants - 304; Viruses - 0; Other Eukaryotes - 13766 (source: NCBI BLink).), translating to MEEVCEGKEFSFPRQEEDVLSFWTEIDAFKTQLKRTENLPEYIFYDGPPFATGLPHYGHILAGTIKDIVTRYQTMTGHHVTRRFGWDCHGLPVENEIDRKLNIKRRDEVIKMGIDKYNEECRSIVTRYVAEWEKVITRCGRWIDFKNDYKTMDLPFMESVWWVFSQLWEKNLVYRGFKVMPYSTGCKTPLSNFEAGQNYKEVPDPEIMVTFPVIGDQDNAAFVAWTTTPWTLPSNLALCVNAKFVYVKVRNKNTGKVYIVAESRLSALPTDKPKAKLSNGPAGDTKKANPKAKGAKPESAADSYEVLEKFNGASLVGKKYEPLFDYFSDFSSEAFRVVADDYVTDDSGTGIVHCAPAFGEDDYRVCLLNKIIKKGENLVVAVDDDGLFTERITHFSGRYVKDADKDIIEAVKAKGRLVKTGSFTHSYPFCWRSDTPLIYRAVPSWFVRVEQLKEKLLKSNEQTEWVPGYVKDKRFHNWLENARDWAISRSRFWGTPLPIWISDDGEEVVIMDSVEKLEKLSGVKVFDLHRHHIDHITIPSSRGDEFGVLRRVEDVFDCWFESGSMPYAYIHYPFENKELFEKNFPGDFVAEGLDQTRGWFYTLMVLSTALFEKPAFKNLICNGLVLAEDGKKMAKKLRNYPPPLEVIDEYGADAVRLYLINSPVVRAEPLRFKKEGVLGVVKDVFLPWYNAYRFLVQNAKRLETEGGVPFVPTDLATIQSANILDQWIHSATQSLVRFVREEMDAYRLYTVVPRLLKFLDNLTNIYVRFNRKRLKGRTGEDDCHTALSTLFNVLLTSCKVMAPFTPFFTETLYQNLRKACKGSEESVHYCSIPPREGMEGERIELSVTRMMKIIDLARNIRERNKLPLKTPLKEMIVVHPDADFLNDITGVLREYVLEELNVRSLVPCNDTLKYASLKAEPDFSVLGKRLGKSMGLVAKEVKEMSQKDILAFEEAGEVTIANHLLKETDIKIVRVFKRPDDLKENEIDSAGDGDVLVILDLRADDSLVEAGFAREIVNRIQKLRKKSGLEPTDFVEVYFQSLDEDESVSKQVLVSQEQNIKDSIGSTLLLSSLMPSHAVIIADETFTPKETSDESVKKVPKLSYKISLARPALKFNEEAVLALYSGDVKSATGLQTYLLSRDHSNLKSEFQAGDGKITVSCIENVPVATVVLGEHLHLSVGDDLLSKRNA from the exons ATGGAAGAAGTATGCGAAGGAAAAGAATTCTCATTCCCtcgtcaagaagaagatgtccTCTCCTTCTGGACTGAAATCGATGCTTTCAAGACACAGCTCAAACGCACTGAGAATCTTCCTGAGTACATCTTCTACGACGGACCTCCTTTTGCCACCGGACTTCCTCACTACGGACATATCCTCGCTGGTACGATTAAAGATATTGTGACTCGGTATCAGACCATGACTGGTCACCATGTCACTCGTCGGTTTGGGTGGGATTGTCATGGCTTACCTGTTGAGAATGAGATTGATCGGAAATTGAATATTAAGAGGAGAGATGAAGTTATTAAGATGGGAATTGATAAGTATAATGAAGAGTGTAGGAGTATTGTGACTCGTTATGTTGCTGAGTGGGAGAAGGTTATTACTAGGTGTGGTCGTTGGATTGATTTTAAGAATGATTATAAGACTATGGATTTGCCTTTTATGGAAAGTGTTTGGTGGGTTTTTTCTCAGCTTtgggagaagaatcttgtTTACAGAGGATTCAAG GTTATGCCGTACAGTACTGGTTGTAAGACACCTTTATCTAATTTTGAAGCTGGTCAGAACTATAAG GAAGTCCCTGATCCTGAAATCATGGTGACTTTTCCGGTTATTGGGGATCAAGATAATGCTGCTTTTGTGGCATGGACTACTACTCCGTGGACTCTTCCAAGCAATCTTGCTTTGTGTGTAAATGCGAAGTTTGTCTATGTGAAGGTTCGTAACAAGAACACTGGAAAAGTGTACATTGTTGCTGAATCTCGGTTGTCTGCTCTTCCCACTGATAAGCCTAAGGCCAAGTTAAGTAATGGACCTGCTGGTGATACTAAGAAAGCAAATCCTAAAGCTAAAGGTGCTAAACCTGAGAGTGCAGCTGATTCTTATGAAGTTTTGGAGAAATTTAATGGAGCTTCCCTGGTTGGGAAGAAGTATGAACCTTTGTTTGATTACTTTAGTGATTTCTCAAGTGAGGCCTTTCGAGTAGTAGCAGATGATTATGTCACTGATGACAGTGGTACTGGTATTGTCCACTGTGCTCCTGCCTTTGGTGAAGATGATTATCGTGTTTGtcttttgaacaaaataatcaaaaag GGGGAGAATCTAGTTGTTgctgttgatgatgatgggttGTTTACTGAGAGAATTACCCACTTCAGTGGCCGTTATGTCAAAGATGCAGACAAGGATATAATTGAAGCCGTTAAG gCCAAGGGCAGGCTTGTTAAAACGGGAAGCTTTACTCACTCATACCCATTTTGCTGGCGATCAGACACCCCACTCATATATAGAGCAGTTCCAAGTTG GTTTGTGCGTGTGGAGCAGTTGAAAGAAAAGTTGTTAAAAAGCAATGAACAGACAGAATGGGTACCTGGTTATGTGAAG GATAAACGTTTTCACAATTGGCTCGAAAATGCAAGGGATTGGGCAATCAGCCGAAGTAGATTTTGGGGCACGCCTCTTCCGATATGGATAAGTGATGATGGGGAGGAAGTTGTGATCATGGATTCCGTAGAGAAGCTTGAAAAGCTCTCTGGTGTTAAg GTCTTTGACCTGCATCGTCACCATATTGATCATATTACAATTCCATCTAGTCGTGGCGATGAGTTTGGTGTGCTCCGTCGTGTAGAAGAT GTTTTTGATTGTTGGTTTGAGAGTGGGTCAATGCCTTACGCGTATATCCATTATCCGTTTGAAAACAAGGAGTTATTTGAGAAGAACTTTCCTGGTGATTTTGTGGCTGAAGGTCTTGATCAGACTCGTGGATG GTTTTATACTCTTATGGTGTTGTCTACTGCATTATTTGAAAAACCAGCGTTTAAAAATCTGATTTGCAATGGTCTTGTACTTGCTGAGGATGGGAAAAAGATGGCTAAGAAATTACGGAATTATCCACCACCTTTGGAAGTCATAGATGAGTATGGGGCT GATGCTGTGCGATTGTACCTGATAAATTCTCCGGTTGTACGTGCTGAGCCACTACGCTTCAAAAAAGAAGGAGTACTCGGTGTT GTCAAAGATGTATTCCTTCCATGGTACAATGCATATCGGTTCCTCGTTCAGAATGCAAAGAGACTTGAGACTGAAGGTGGTGTGCCCTTTGTTCCTACTGATCTGGCAACTATACAGTCAGCAAACATTCTTGATCAGTGGATTCACTCAGCTACGCAGAGTCTTGTTCGTTTTGTCCGCGAGGAGATGGATGCCTATCGGCTTTACACT gTGGTTCCTCGTCTCTTGAAGTTCCTCGACAATCTCACTAACATATATGTCAGATTCAACCGCAAGAGATTAAAAGGCCGTACGGGGGAAGATGATTGTCACACTGCTCTTTCGACTCTATTCAAT GTGCTCCTTACTTCTTGCAAAGTGATGGCCCCGTTTACACCTTTCTTCACTGAAACTTTGTACCAGAATCTGCGGAAAGCGTGTAAAGGTTCTGAGGAAAGTGTTCACTACTGCAGTATTCCACCAAGGGAAGGAATG GAAGGGGAGAGGATTGAGTTAAGTGTTACGAGGATGATGAAAATCATTGATCTTGCTCGGAACATTCGTGAGCGTAACAAACTACCCTTGAAAACTCCTCTAAA GGAAATGATTGTAGTCCATCCCGATGCTGATTTCTTAAATGACATAACTGGAGTACTAAGAGAG TATGTCTTGGAAGAACTTAACGTGAGATCGCTTGTACCATGCAATGATACTCTGAAGTATGCATCACTAAAAGCAGAACCAGATTTCAG TGTATTGGGAAAGCGACTTGGAAAGTCGATGGGGCTTGTTGCAAAGGAAGTTAAAGAAATGTCTCAAAAAGATATCTTAGCATTTGAGGAGGCTGGGGAAGTTACTATTGCTAACCACTTGCTAAAGGAAACAGATATCAAG ATTGTTAGGGTTTTCAAACGCCCAGACGATTTGAAAGAGAATGAGATTGATTCAGCTGGAGATG GTGATGTTTTGGTGATTCTGGATCTACGAGCAGATGATTCTTTGGTTGAAGCAGGTTTTGCCCGTGAG ATTGTAAACAGGATCCAGAAACTAAGGAAAAAGTCAGGTCTGGAACCAACAGACTTTGTGGAAGTGTACTTCCAATCATTGGACGAGGATGAATCTGTTTCTAAACAAGTTCTAGTCTCTCAG GAACAAAACATCAAGGATTCAATTGGCTCCACTTTACTTTTGTCTAGTTTAATGCCATCACATGCA GTCATAATAGCCGATGAGACATTCACCCCAAAAGAAACATCCGATGAGAGTGTCAAAAAGGTTCCAAAGTTGTCGTATAAGATAAGTTTGGCTAGACCGGCTTTGAAGTTCAATGAAGAGGCTGTTCTTGCTTTATACTCAG GAGATGTGAAATCTGCAACCGGGCTTCAAACATACTTGTTATCAAGGGATCATTCGAATTTGAAGTCAGAGTTCCAAGCCGGAGATGGGAAG ATAACTGTAAGCTGCATTGAAAATGTGCCTGTTGCGACTGTGGTTCTTGGCGAACATCTCCATTTGAGTGTCGGCGATGACTTATTGAGCAAGAGGAACGCATGA
- a CDS encoding glycine-rich protein (glycine-rich protein; Has 3957 Blast hits to 1040 proteins in 164 species: Archae - 18; Bacteria - 176; Metazoa - 2052; Fungi - 68; Plants - 1288; Viruses - 62; Other Eukaryotes - 293 (source: NCBI BLink).): protein MSNRRRTGDDDKGLLWKLPQVRIRDIGKVGPAFGLGVGCGFGFGAGLIGGVGFGPGVPGLQFGLGFGAGCGIGVGFGYGVGRGAAYDHSRSYYNVGKPSLNEVDSLIDELVVSTKKLVKATTNEIDKWLK from the exons ATgagcaacagaagaagaaccGGAGACGATGACAAAGGATTGCTCTGGAAACTTCCCCAAGTTAGGATCAGAGACATTGGAAAAGTTGGTCCAGCTTTTGGACTCGGTGTCGGTTGCGGATTTGGTTTCGGCGCCGGTCTTATCGGAG GTGTAGGATTCGGACCAGGAGTTCCTGGATTACAATTTGGTCTTGGATTTGGAGCTGGTTGTGGAATTGGTGTAGGTTTTGGCTATGGTGTTGGAAGAGGAGCTGCTTATGATCACTCTCGTTCTTATTACAACGTTGGAAAACCATCTCT GAATGAAGTTGATTCACTGATTGATGAACTTGTTGTTAGCACGAAGAAGCTTGTGAAAGCTACTACAAATGAAATCGACAAGTGGTTAAAATGA
- the LHCB5 gene encoding light harvesting complex of photosystem II 5 (light harvesting complex of photosystem II 5 (LHCB5); FUNCTIONS IN: chlorophyll binding; INVOLVED IN: response to blue light, response to red light, response to far red light, photosynthesis, nonphotochemical quenching; LOCATED IN: in 9 components; EXPRESSED IN: 29 plant structures; EXPRESSED DURING: 14 growth stages; CONTAINS InterPro DOMAIN/s: Chlorophyll A-B binding protein (InterPro:IPR001344); BEST Arabidopsis thaliana protein match is: chlorophyll A/B binding protein 1 (TAIR:AT1G29930.1); Has 2360 Blast hits to 2295 proteins in 226 species: Archae - 0; Bacteria - 0; Metazoa - 4; Fungi - 0; Plants - 2013; Viruses - 0; Other Eukaryotes - 343 (source: NCBI BLink).) produces MASLGVSEMLGTPLNFRAVSRSSAPLASSPSTFKTVALFSKKKPAPAKSKAVSETSDELAKWYGPDRRIFLPDGLLDRSEIPEYLNGEVAGDYGYDPFGLGKKPENFAKYQAFELIHARWAMLGAAGFIIPEALNKYGANCGPEAVWFKTGALLLDGNTLNYFGKNIPINLVLAVVAEVVLLGGAEYYRITNGLDFEDKLHPGGPFDPLGLAKDPEQGALLKVKEIKNGRLAMFAMLGFFIQAYVTGEGPVENLAKHLSDPFGNNLLTVIAGTAERAPTL; encoded by the exons ATGGCGTCTTTGGGTGTGTCGGAAATGCTTGGTACTCCCCTTAACTTCAGGGCAGTTTCAAGATCGTCTGCTCCGTTGGCATCAAGCCCATCCACGTTCAAGACTGTTGCTCTCTTCTCTAAGAAAAAGCCAGCTCCTGCTAAGTCCAAGGCTGTCTCTGAGACTAGCGATGAGCTCGCCAAGTGGTATG GTCCTGACAGGAGAATTTTCTTGCCTGATGGTCTTTTGGATAGATCAGAGATCCCAGAGTACTTAAACGGTGAAGTTGCTGGAGA TTATGGTTATGACCCATTTGGTCTTGGAAAGAAGCCTGAGAACTTTGCTAA ATACCAAGCTTTTGAATTGATCCATGCGAGATGGGCTATGTTAGGAGCAGCTGGTTTCATCATTCCTGAAGCTTTAAACAAATATGGCGCTAACTGTGGCCCTGAAGCTGTCTGGTTTAAG ACTGGTGCTTTGCTTCTTGATGGAAACACATTGAACTACTTTGGCAAGAACATCCCTATCAACCTTGTTCTCGCCGTAGTTGCTGAGGTTGTTCTCCTCGGTGGAGCCGAGTACTACAGAATCACCAACGGATTG GATTTCGAGGACAAGCTACACCCAGGAGGTCCATTTGATCCTCTAGGCCTTGCTAAGGACCCTGAGCAAGGAGCTCTTCTCAAAGTCAAAGAGATCAAGAACGGGAGATTAGCCATGTTTGCGATGCTCGGTTTCTTTATCCAAGCGTATGTTACCGGAGAAGGTCCTGTTGAGAACCTTGCAAAGCATCTCAGTGATCCTTTTGGAAACAACTTGCTTACCGTCATCGCTGGAACTGCCGAGAGAGCTCCCACTCTCTAA
- the NAC070 gene encoding NAC domain containing protein 70: MLSFYFLEERCKIGSTPQNEWYFFSHKDRKYPTGSRTNRATHAGFWKATGRDKCIRNSYKKIGMRKTLVFYKGRAPHGQKTDWIMHEYRLEDADDPQANPSEDGWVVCRVFMKKNLFKVVNEGSSSINSLDQHNHDASNNNHALQARSFMHRDSPYQLVRNHGAMTFELNKPDLALHQYPPIFHKPPSLGFDYSSGLARDSESAASEGLQYQQACEPGLDVGTCETVASHNHQQGLGEWAMMDRLVTCHMGNEDSSRGITYEDGNNNSSSVVQPVPATNQLTLRSEMDFWGYSK; encoded by the exons atgttatctttttattttttggaagaGAGATGCAAGATAGGATCAACACCACAAAACGAATGGTACTTCTTCAGCCACAAGGACAGGAAATATCCGACGGGGTCAAGGACCAACCGTGCTACTCATGCAGGGTTCTGGAAGGCGACGGGACGTGACAAGTGCATAAGGAACTCTTACAAAAAGATAGGAATGAGGAAGACACTTGTGTTCTACAAAGGTAGAGCTCCTCATGGCCAAAAGACTGATTGGATCATGCATGAGTACCGTCTTGAAGACGCTGATGATCCTCAAGCCAACCCTAGT GAAGATGGATGGGTGGTATGTAGAGtgtttatgaagaaaaatttgtTCAAGGTAGTAAATGAAGGTAGCTCAAGCATTAACTCATTGGACCAACACAACCATGACGCATCTAACAACAACCATGCACTTCAAGCTCGTAGCTTTATGCACCGAGACAGTCCATACCAGCTAGTACGTAACCACGGAGCCATGACATTCGAACTTAACAAGCCTGACCTTGCTCTTCATCAATACCCACCAATCTTCCACAAGCCACCTTCACTTGGATTTGACTACTCTTCAGGACTTGCAAGGGACAGTGAGAGTGCGGCTAGTGAAGGGTTACAATACCAGCAAGCGTGTGAGCCGGGTTTAGACGTTGGTACATGTGAGACAGTGGCTAGTCATAATCATCAACAAGGTCTAGGTGAATGGGCAATGATGGATAGACTTGTGACTTGTCACATGGGAAATGAAGATTCCTCTAGAGGGATTACGTATGAGGATGGTAACAACAATTCGTCCTCTGTGGTTCAGCCAGTTCCCGCGACGAACCAGCTAACATTGCGTAGTGAGATGGATTTCTGGGGTTATTCTAAATAG
- the NAC070 gene encoding NAC domain containing protein 70 (NAC domain containing protein 70 (NAC070); CONTAINS InterPro DOMAIN/s: No apical meristem (NAM) protein (InterPro:IPR003441); BEST Arabidopsis thaliana protein match is: NAC domain containing protein 15 (TAIR:AT1G33280.1); Has 2970 Blast hits to 2965 proteins in 75 species: Archae - 0; Bacteria - 0; Metazoa - 0; Fungi - 0; Plants - 2970; Viruses - 0; Other Eukaryotes - 0 (source: NCBI BLink).) — MGSSSNGGVPPGFRFHPTDEELLHYYLKKKISYQKFEMEVIREVDLNKLEPWDLQERCKIGSTPQNEWYFFSHKDRKYPTGSRTNRATHAGFWKATGRDKCIRNSYKKIGMRKTLVFYKGRAPHGQKTDWIMHEYRLEDADDPQANPSEDGWVVCRVFMKKNLFKVVNEGSSSINSLDQHNHDASNNNHALQARSFMHRDSPYQLVRNHGAMTFELNKPDLALHQYPPIFHKPPSLGFDYSSGLARDSESAASEGLQYQQACEPGLDVGTCETVASHNHQQGLGEWAMMDRLVTCHMGNEDSSRGITYEDGNNNSSSVVQPVPATNQLTLRSEMDFWGYSK; from the exons ATGGGTTCTTCGTCGAACGGAGGAGTGCCACCTGGTTTCCGGTTTCATCCGACGGACGAAGAGCTTCTCCATTactacttgaagaagaaaatctctTACCAAAAGTTTGAGATGGAAGTCATCAGAGAGGTTGACTTAAACAAGCTTGAGCCTTGGGATTTGCAAG aGAGATGCAAGATAGGATCAACACCACAAAACGAATGGTACTTCTTCAGCCACAAGGACAGGAAATATCCGACGGGGTCAAGGACCAACCGTGCTACTCATGCAGGGTTCTGGAAGGCGACGGGACGTGACAAGTGCATAAGGAACTCTTACAAAAAGATAGGAATGAGGAAGACACTTGTGTTCTACAAAGGTAGAGCTCCTCATGGCCAAAAGACTGATTGGATCATGCATGAGTACCGTCTTGAAGACGCTGATGATCCTCAAGCCAACCCTAGT GAAGATGGATGGGTGGTATGTAGAGtgtttatgaagaaaaatttgtTCAAGGTAGTAAATGAAGGTAGCTCAAGCATTAACTCATTGGACCAACACAACCATGACGCATCTAACAACAACCATGCACTTCAAGCTCGTAGCTTTATGCACCGAGACAGTCCATACCAGCTAGTACGTAACCACGGAGCCATGACATTCGAACTTAACAAGCCTGACCTTGCTCTTCATCAATACCCACCAATCTTCCACAAGCCACCTTCACTTGGATTTGACTACTCTTCAGGACTTGCAAGGGACAGTGAGAGTGCGGCTAGTGAAGGGTTACAATACCAGCAAGCGTGTGAGCCGGGTTTAGACGTTGGTACATGTGAGACAGTGGCTAGTCATAATCATCAACAAGGTCTAGGTGAATGGGCAATGATGGATAGACTTGTGACTTGTCACATGGGAAATGAAGATTCCTCTAGAGGGATTACGTATGAGGATGGTAACAACAATTCGTCCTCTGTGGTTCAGCCAGTTCCCGCGACGAACCAGCTAACATTGCGTAGTGAGATGGATTTCTGGGGTTATTCTAAATAG
- a CDS encoding TRAM, LAG1 and CLN8 (TLC) lipid-sensing domain containing protein: MTTDSDDGFVSSRQLLLLASICSGALMCKIVYDLTRFISPLLFSVYGKLDSKVRMEWNNRGFSTFHAVFTSVASIYFLVISDQFDENVHGDSVINSTTRLSESVMGISLGYFLADLAMIFWYFPTLGGIEYVFHHFLSMFAIILSVTSGQSQFYIFLVLLSEATTPFVNLRWYLDNSGQKGSKAYTLNGIALFLGWLVARVLLFIFFFVHMYLHFHQVKQVFPLGFYSLLTIPPALAVMNLLWFWKITKGLIKTLSKAKTSGMKKQ, from the exons atgaCAACCGATTCTGATGATGGTTTCGTTTCTTCAAGACAACTCCTTTTGCTTGCTTCGATTTGTTCTGGTGCTCTCATGTGCAAAATC gtTTATGACTTGACTCGTTTCATAAGTCCATTGCTCTTCAGTGTTTATGGAAAACTTGACAGCAAAGTTAGAATGGAATGGAACAATAG GGGATTCTCAACTTTTCATGCTGTGTTTACTTCTGTGGCTTCAATTTACTTCTTGGTGATATCTGATCAATTTGATGAGAATGTTCATGGTGATTCAGTCATTAATAGTACAACGAGGTTATCGGAATCTGTAATGGGG ATCTCCTTAGGCTATTTTCTAGCAGACTTAGCAATGATCTTTTGGTATTTTCCTACTCTTGGTGGTATTGAATAT GTTTTTCATCACTTCTTATCGATGTTTGCCATCATTCTTTCTGTCACAAGTGGGCAAAGTCAGTTCTACATCTTCTTAGTTCTCTTATCAGAGGCTACAACCCCGTTTGTTAATCTACGGTG GTACTTGGATAATAGTGGTCAAAAAGGCTCAAAGGCTTACACGCTCAACGGAATTGCTTTGTTCTTGGGGTGGCTG GTTGCGAGGGTCcttttgtttatcttcttctttgttcacATGTACCTCCATTTCCATCAG GTGAAGCAAGTGTTTCCACTGGGATTTTACAGCCTTCTTACGATACCACCGGCTCTAGCAGTGATGAATCTCCTTTGGTTCTGGAAAATCACCAAAGGATTGATCAAAACACTCTCCAAGGCGAAAACATCGGGGATGAAGAAACAGTGA